Sequence from the Strix uralensis isolate ZFMK-TIS-50842 chromosome 1, bStrUra1, whole genome shotgun sequence genome:
tatgtaacttaaaaaaaaatgtagttttttaTGTGTACCATATAAGATAGTATCTTTCAAAGATGCAGTCAATCTGTTAAGAAATTGAAATTAATGATCACGCATAGAAACATGTACAGTGATTAAAGTAGCTTTAACATGTTAACAAGGAAGTTCCCAATAGACTTTAGGTCTTTACTGGTTTTTCTTGGAATCAGAAAGTGGCTTTTGGGGAAGAGAAATATTCAGTGTTTCATGTGCCTGGGAAagttgctttcctttctctttgagCACTGTCCTTGGGAATGAAAACTCCTCAGTCAGAAAGATGGACAGTGCTGCTCCAAAGGGTAGAATTTGTGGTAACATTTgagtaaccaaaaaaaaaaaaaaaaaaaaaaaaatctgttctgccAGAGCAAAGTAGccaaaaatattgggaaaaagTTTCTGGATTTATGGCTACCTGCATATCTAAAAAATGTATACAGAACTTTTTCTATGTATGAAATAAGCTACAACAATAGGAGTGTTGTCCTTAGTTTTGTCTGTGACTGCAAGTGTTCTTTGTCGGTAGCGATACAGATACACCTGGAAAGAGCAAAAGCTGTCCTTCCCCTTGCACGTGGCACCTTCTGATCCCCCTGCAGTTACACAgccttctccctttctccttctgctcACATCCATCTTTGACTGCTGCCCTTTTCATATTGGCAAGGAGATGTGCTGTTCTTGCAGCAGCATTGTCAAGAAAGCAACCAAAATAATAGTTGTACAAAAAGTAGTTGTCAAAAGTTGTACAATAGCTGTACAGAAGTGATCTAAAATGTACCCCTTCAGTGGCAGTTGCCCCCTGCAAACAGCAAAATTTCATGAGCAGTTCTACAACTTTTCACTGTTGAGATTTCATTTCACAAACACTTTTTATCATGAGGAATAAAAAGTTGGCAGGGCCATTGGTTTCATTTAATCTAAAAAGTCtgatttaaaatgctttccttaAATCTGTTTCATAAACTTCAGCTGCCTGATTTCTCTTTACATGTTGTTGATGTCAATGGCAAAAACTACGTAAGATTTACAAGGCTGCTGCCATGCTATATATTGCTCCGTGGCATACTAGTTGTCAACTCCAAGGTCACAGCTTTATTAAAGGATCAAGATTTACAATAATGTTAGCAAGAGCATGAATGCCTTCACACACACCTTCCTGTAGTTTACTTCCCTGAGGTCATCTGCGCAATTTCTCCCCCTGCCAAAAGCTACTAATCGATAAATACTGCAGTCTCCCAAACAAAGTTCAAATGGACCTATCATGTTCCTTTAGTAAtaaatctttgcttttgtttaacaCCTGCCTTCAAAGGACGTAACCTTCTTTACCCACAGTAATTAATTTAACTTCACAGCAGCCTTATTTGGTGATTAAAAACTGCTCCCCTTTTACAGATTGAGAAATTGAGGCACAAGGACATGCTTTGCTTAAGTCATACAGGAAGGCTGAAAAGACTTGGAAGCCCATCTCTGCCAGCCTCTGATGTGCTGAGGCTGGAGGCCATGCTGCCTCTCTCCCAATGAGTAACACAAGGTGGTCATGTAGCACCTGAACTGAGGCttctgtaatttttccttttaatgtacTGTCACAGCATGGATAGGGCATGCCTGAAGCTGGCGATACAGTTGTGGTATAGTCCTAACTAACACAAAAACATCCAAGAAGCATTCTGCAGGCTATTTGCCACTTAAGGTGTAGTTCTGTGTCATCTTCTGGCTGTACTTGTACTGTTGAAGAGGTTACTGCCACCAACTGCCACTCGTTACCTGTCATGCCTACTCAGATCTACTGGCCTGGCTTCCTACTTCATTTCAGGGAAGAAGATAATCAGTTAATCACTTTTAATAGTAGGCTTTTTTGCCTATGAACAGCTCAGCTAATCCTTAGCAGCTTCTAACAGAGCAGTGATGAGCACAGGGTAGCAGTAACCTCCTGAGCTAGCACAGCTGCAGTTACAAGAGGACACCTTACTGCAAACCTCAAATCCCAGGCCTGTCCTCTCCTGGGAGATCCCTGCTCAGGGAGTTCTACCTTTTCCACTGGATTTTCTCCCAATCTGAAGCATGGGCAGTAAATATCCCAGCCCAGGTGACTTAACTCTTACATTGGGCCCACCGCTTTGGATGTGCTTCCCTTCAGTGTTTCAGACCTCCCAGTACTTAGAGGCATTCAAATTTTGCCTCCAAGTGGTCTAAAAATAAGGTGTTTAGGGCAGTCATTGGCTtttgctctgctgcctctgcttttaCTTGGGAAGATACTAGCATTTTTAGCTAATAGTAGTAATTGCAATAGATCCTGAATAAGAAAACAGAGCCAgcatctttcacagaatcacaggatggtttgcCCCTCATCCTCACCTGAAGAGAGACCTGAGCTTCATCTTTGTTTCCTGAAgttccctctctcccctccaaatCACAAGCCCAGGTGGTGGCATGGGCATTGCCTCTTGCTGATAATCACTGGCAGATATAAGAAGCAGCTCTGATGGACCTCTGAAGCCCAAATAGTTTTGAAATGCCAGAGGCTGAAGGTACAGGTGAACCACAGGTTTCAGAGATCTCCCCACCTAGTGATCTCCTCTGAACATCTATGGTATAGCCAGCTGCAGTCCCAAGGAGACAGGGAAAATGACGGTGAAGGACCCATTTCTCCCGAGCCCTTCTCCCACATCTTTGATGCAGGGTGAAAGACCAGGCCTAGCCTGAATTTTAGTTTCATTATGAACTAATATAATCTTCACAGATTAATATATTCTGGAAAAGTATCATCACTACAAATCCCTTCGGTTTTGAAGTATTGCCAACATTTTGTTTGTTGCTTACCTGCCGAGTTATGTTCAAAGGAGGTCAGGGCTAGATAGGTCCAAAGTCGTTCTCTGCCTGGAGAAATATGTTGAATATAGTGAATTACTGCTTTGCTATATTCTTAATAATTCCTTATTCTGGAAGAAAAGCGCACAGTCATAATGCTGAATTAAGATTTTGTCAGTATTGCTCAGAAGGCAGAAATCCTGGCCCAAATACTACTAATACCACTAAAACCACTGCATAAAATTACCGCTAGTATCAGTCGACCTATAAATAAACGAAAACCAGAGCAGAAGCAGTTCCACTATTGCTTTATTTGTGGAGAAAGTGGTCGTAAACGCTTTCTTCCGACGCCGGGCCTGGGCCGGGGGCCGGCGCCGGGGACCCAGGGCCTGGCTGAGGGGTGGGACCGTCTGCCGCCACGGCGGGCGGTGGGGCCGACGCAgggcggcgggcggagcggggaaGCCtccggggcggggcagggcagggcggagCGGAGGCCGCCCCACCATGTCATAGCagccccgccggggcgggagTCGATCGCCATGGAAACCCAGGTCCTGGTCCCGcccctgcttcccccccacccccgggagAGCGTtggtggcggggcgggggtgccGCCGGGAGCCCGGCCGGAGCTGCGGCTGGGAGGGGGCCCCGGTTCCCACCCCGGGCACCGCCAGGTAGAGGCGCGGGGAGGGGACGCTTCCTgggccagggagggagggagcgaggggCGGGCCGTGCGGCGCGCAGGCCGGGCCCGCTCCCCCACCGCCTCCGCCGCAGCCCGGCCTCCCACCTGGTGCCAGGTGCCCACCCGCCATTTTCTCCCTCGCTCTCCCCTGGCGCCCCCCGCGCCGTGCCCCGCGGTgcccccggggagtggggctcAGCTCAGCTCTCCAGGGCGGGGC
This genomic interval carries:
- the LOC141948144 gene encoding uncharacterized protein LOC141948144 — encoded protein: MAGGHLAPGGRPGCGGGGGGAGPACAPHGPPLAPSLPGPGSVPSPRLYLAVPGVGTGAPSQPQLRPGSRRHPRPATNALPGVGGKQGRDQDLGFHGDRLPPRRGCYDMVGRPPLRPALPRPGGFPAPPAALRRPHRPPWRQTVPPLSQALGPRRRPPAQARRRKKAFTTTFSTNKAIVELLLLWFSFIYRSTDTSGRERLWTYLALTSFEHNSAGSYT